A portion of the Candidatus Methylacidithermus pantelleriae genome contains these proteins:
- the bglX gene encoding beta-glucosidase BglX gives MDVFCLSLGKAQAIGAFFLVSLNLASLLFAQEVHSSPTAMPARRSYHNEEELLARMTLEEKVGQLVQVSGVPENVELGETVPLKEEYKPLIRAGRIGSILNLTGAENTNAIQRIAVEESRLGIPILFGLDVIHGYRTIFPIPLALAASWDPGLVEQVAAFSAEEARAHGIRWTFAPMVDVTHDPRWGRIAEGPGEDPFLASAMARAWVRGFQGESFRSPGRLAACPKHFVAYGAVEGGRDYNTVSVSLPALWELYLPPFEEAIAAGAPSVMAAFVSVNGRPMASNSWLLRHVLRQELGFRGVVLSDWKAVGELITHGIASNSRDAARQALLAGVDVDMESGVYAANLAELVREGVVSEGLLDEAVRRVLRLKFEVGLFDNPYTIVPRSNGEGEHSNALPREGRELARLAAQRSVVLLKNDNNLLPLSKDLHSVAVIGPLAADQENLLGPWHACGHPSDVVTVLEGIRAKLSSKTKLLYAKGCDINGESTSGFAEALRAAKEAEVAIVVVGEASWMSGEAGSRASLGLPGKQEELVRLLYEAGCRLVVIVLSGRPLAIPWIADHVPALFQAWFPGIEGGNAIADLLFGDAIPSGKLPVTVPRSTGQIPIYYNHENTGRPPGSGPFSSVYIDIPTTPLFPFGYGLSYTRFVYRDLQVERSSIPVGGTVRLSAWVQNVGQRTGEEVVQLYLRDMVSSLTRPVRELKGFRRVRLAPGQSARVEFTLGPKELGFHLEDGRFVVEPGKYQVWIGGSSEGGASGFFEVSAS, from the coding sequence ATGGATGTATTTTGCCTAAGCCTAGGAAAGGCCCAAGCCATTGGGGCCTTTTTCCTCGTTTCGCTCAATCTGGCCAGTTTACTTTTCGCCCAAGAGGTCCATTCATCACCAACAGCCATGCCAGCGCGCAGGTCTTACCACAACGAGGAGGAACTTCTTGCCAGGATGACCCTGGAAGAAAAAGTGGGCCAACTCGTTCAGGTGAGTGGAGTTCCTGAAAACGTGGAGCTCGGGGAAACAGTCCCGCTCAAAGAGGAGTACAAACCCCTAATCCGGGCCGGACGGATCGGCTCCATCCTGAACCTCACCGGAGCAGAAAATACCAACGCCATTCAACGAATCGCAGTGGAAGAAAGCCGGTTAGGGATCCCCATTCTTTTTGGCTTGGACGTGATCCACGGCTACCGGACGATCTTTCCCATTCCCCTGGCCCTGGCGGCTTCTTGGGACCCCGGCCTTGTGGAACAAGTTGCAGCCTTCTCTGCCGAGGAAGCGCGCGCCCACGGGATTCGTTGGACCTTCGCTCCCATGGTGGATGTTACCCATGATCCCCGCTGGGGTAGGATAGCAGAAGGACCCGGGGAAGACCCTTTTTTGGCCTCGGCCATGGCAAGAGCCTGGGTGCGGGGCTTTCAAGGTGAGAGTTTCCGCTCTCCCGGACGCCTCGCTGCCTGTCCCAAGCATTTTGTCGCTTACGGTGCAGTTGAAGGAGGCCGTGACTACAATACCGTGTCGGTTTCGCTTCCGGCCCTCTGGGAACTCTACCTGCCCCCTTTTGAAGAGGCGATTGCTGCCGGCGCGCCCAGTGTCATGGCAGCCTTTGTCTCCGTTAACGGGCGCCCCATGGCCAGTAACTCGTGGCTTTTACGGCACGTGCTGCGACAAGAGCTGGGCTTTCGGGGAGTGGTCTTAAGTGACTGGAAGGCCGTTGGAGAACTGATCACCCATGGGATCGCTTCCAATTCCCGGGATGCTGCCCGCCAAGCGCTTTTGGCCGGGGTGGACGTTGACATGGAAAGCGGGGTCTACGCAGCCAATCTTGCCGAGCTGGTTCGCGAAGGGGTTGTTTCGGAAGGACTTCTGGATGAAGCCGTTCGAAGGGTGTTGCGACTGAAATTTGAAGTAGGTCTTTTTGATAACCCCTACACCATCGTTCCTCGATCCAATGGGGAGGGAGAACATAGTAACGCTTTGCCTCGCGAAGGACGGGAACTGGCGCGCCTAGCCGCCCAGCGGTCTGTGGTCTTACTCAAAAATGACAATAATCTTCTGCCCCTCTCCAAGGATCTCCATTCGGTCGCAGTGATCGGGCCGCTGGCGGCAGACCAAGAAAACCTCCTGGGTCCCTGGCACGCCTGCGGTCATCCAAGCGATGTCGTCACTGTGCTCGAAGGGATCCGGGCCAAGCTTTCTTCCAAAACGAAACTCCTCTACGCCAAAGGGTGCGACATTAATGGAGAGTCAACGTCGGGTTTTGCGGAAGCGCTACGGGCTGCGAAGGAGGCAGAGGTTGCCATTGTGGTTGTAGGGGAAGCCTCCTGGATGAGCGGAGAGGCAGGATCTCGAGCCAGCCTGGGGCTCCCCGGGAAGCAGGAGGAACTTGTTCGGCTCTTGTACGAGGCTGGGTGTCGCTTGGTAGTGATCGTGTTGAGCGGCCGGCCCTTGGCCATTCCTTGGATCGCCGACCATGTCCCTGCCCTTTTCCAAGCCTGGTTCCCTGGGATTGAGGGGGGCAATGCGATTGCCGATCTTCTCTTTGGCGATGCGATTCCTTCGGGAAAACTTCCGGTAACGGTTCCCCGGTCCACCGGCCAGATTCCCATCTACTACAATCACGAAAACACCGGTAGGCCCCCGGGATCCGGCCCGTTTAGTTCCGTTTACATTGACATTCCAACCACCCCTCTTTTTCCCTTTGGGTACGGTCTTTCCTACACCCGTTTTGTCTATCGCGACTTGCAGGTGGAACGCTCGTCCATCCCTGTGGGTGGGACGGTACGTCTGAGCGCATGGGTTCAAAATGTAGGCCAACGAACGGGTGAGGAGGTCGTTCAACTCTATTTGCGAGACATGGTCTCAAGCCTTACCCGCCCCGTGAGGGAGCTTAAGGGTTTTCGGAGGGTGAGACTGGCTCCGGGCCAAAGCGCCCGGGTTGAGTTTACCTTGGGACCCAAGGAATTGGGATTCCACCTGGAGGACGGTCGCTTTGTTGTCGAGCCGGGGAAGTACCAGGTGTGGATTGGGGGAAGTTCTGAAGGCGGAGCAAGCGGATTTTTTGAGGTTTCGGCCAGCTAA
- a CDS encoding NADH-quinone oxidoreductase subunit A: MSPSPAVPAYYPILLQVVIALFITLSMVALPLFLGPRRAPNPAKESPYECGKPAEGPLSPRMTIQFHTVAVLFILFDIETVFFFVWAVVYRREIGENPAVLWGMVFFGLLLLVGLLYELRQKVLDWTR, from the coding sequence ATGAGCCCGTCTCCAGCGGTGCCAGCCTATTATCCCATCCTCTTGCAGGTCGTCATTGCCCTTTTCATTACGCTTTCCATGGTCGCCCTGCCTCTTTTCTTGGGCCCGCGGCGCGCGCCCAATCCTGCCAAGGAAAGTCCCTACGAATGCGGCAAACCTGCCGAGGGACCTTTGAGTCCAAGGATGACGATCCAGTTCCACACGGTGGCGGTCCTCTTTATTCTTTTCGATATTGAAACGGTCTTCTTTTTCGTGTGGGCCGTCGTTTACCGGCGGGAAATTGGAGAGAATCCCGCAGTTCTTTGGGGCATGGTCTTCTTTGGTCTTCTCCTTTTGGTTGGCCTCCTTTACGAATTGCGGCAAAAAGTGCTCGATTGGACTCGATAG
- a CDS encoding sodium:solute symporter: MPFRQLTFWDWIALAGYFGVLWAIGWRWAGKGKDPATYFLAGRNVGWIPVGASLFISNISTEHVVGLAGAGARSGLAAGQFEWLACPILLLLGWWLAPYYLRLKLYTMPEYVKRRYGQGPALLLSLTTVVTYVLTKVSVHLYAAFLILSPLVGWSPILTSIFLVGCTGLYTVAGGLGAVIYADLFQTVILLAGSFILTWLGLQELGGLANLRRVLPATHFAVWRPASDPDYPWTGIVFGAPILGFWYWCTDQSIVQRVLAARDSEHARAGAILAGFLKLLPVFLFVLPGMIARALFPSELLGNSTTGDRTDLAYVFLVTRLLPPGLVGFSLAGMLAALMGAMSAVFNSTSTLLTMDFYRKLRPAASQRELVQVGRWLTLVTVVLGILWSPLIPHLRGGLFLYLQKMQAYLSPPIAACFLWGMLSAKPNEGGAWVCLTIGLALGLARIGLELTDPFVTFHNPVVRAWIDLPFLHYATFLFVLSSALLWTASTSRRLGSGKRIPAPNLPLVRIGETTCPEHPQTTPSWKIHLLASLLLLLVLICLWMYFA; the protein is encoded by the coding sequence ATGCCCTTTCGCCAACTTACTTTCTGGGACTGGATCGCACTGGCTGGCTATTTTGGGGTCTTATGGGCCATCGGCTGGCGATGGGCCGGAAAGGGCAAAGACCCAGCAACTTACTTCTTGGCGGGGAGAAACGTGGGCTGGATCCCCGTAGGAGCCTCCCTCTTCATTTCCAATATCTCTACCGAGCATGTGGTCGGCCTTGCCGGGGCAGGAGCCCGCTCCGGCCTGGCCGCCGGTCAATTTGAGTGGCTCGCTTGTCCGATTCTCTTACTTTTAGGCTGGTGGCTCGCTCCCTACTATCTCCGGCTCAAGCTCTACACGATGCCCGAGTACGTAAAGCGCCGCTACGGCCAAGGGCCGGCGCTCCTTTTGAGTCTGACCACCGTTGTCACCTACGTGCTCACCAAGGTTTCGGTCCACCTTTACGCCGCTTTCCTTATCCTGAGCCCTCTTGTTGGCTGGAGTCCTATCCTAACCTCGATTTTTCTCGTGGGTTGTACCGGTCTGTACACGGTCGCGGGCGGCCTCGGAGCGGTTATCTATGCGGATCTTTTTCAGACCGTGATCCTTTTGGCAGGTAGCTTTATTCTCACCTGGCTGGGTTTACAGGAACTCGGCGGGCTTGCGAATCTCCGCCGTGTTTTGCCTGCCACTCACTTTGCCGTGTGGAGACCGGCTAGCGATCCAGACTATCCCTGGACAGGGATCGTCTTTGGAGCACCCATCCTTGGATTCTGGTACTGGTGCACCGACCAATCCATTGTCCAAAGGGTCCTAGCTGCCAGAGATAGCGAGCACGCTCGCGCGGGAGCGATCCTCGCCGGGTTTCTCAAACTTCTCCCGGTCTTTCTCTTTGTTCTTCCTGGAATGATTGCTCGGGCCCTTTTTCCTAGCGAGCTTTTGGGGAACTCCACCACCGGGGACCGGACGGATCTCGCCTACGTTTTTTTAGTCACCCGGCTTTTGCCTCCGGGTCTTGTGGGATTTTCCCTTGCCGGAATGCTCGCTGCGCTCATGGGCGCCATGAGCGCGGTGTTTAACTCGACATCCACCCTCCTCACCATGGACTTCTATCGAAAACTCCGCCCTGCCGCTTCCCAAAGAGAGCTCGTGCAGGTTGGTCGCTGGCTTACGCTGGTAACAGTGGTTCTTGGGATCTTATGGTCGCCGCTTATTCCCCATCTTCGAGGCGGCCTTTTCCTGTACCTCCAAAAAATGCAGGCCTATCTGAGCCCCCCTATCGCCGCCTGTTTCCTTTGGGGAATGCTATCGGCCAAGCCCAACGAGGGAGGTGCCTGGGTATGCCTGACCATCGGCCTGGCTCTAGGACTTGCGCGCATTGGGCTTGAGCTCACCGATCCTTTCGTTACCTTCCACAACCCAGTGGTGCGCGCATGGATTGACCTCCCGTTTCTTCATTATGCAACGTTTCTTTTCGTTCTTTCTAGCGCCCTTCTTTGGACCGCCAGTACCAGCCGCCGCCTCGGATCTGGGAAGCGTATCCCGGCCCCAAACTTACCCCTTGTCAGAATCGGAGAAACCACGTGCCCAGAACATCCCCAAACAACCCCCTCCTGGAAAATCCACTTGCTAGCAAGCCTCCTTCTTCTCCTGGTCCTAATCTGCCTATGGATGTATTTTGCCTAA
- the glmM gene encoding phosphoglucosamine mutase: MPFVMQALPLFGTDGIRGVANRPPMTPELLLRLGRVLSQQVGQAKRRARMLVGRDTRISGPLLEAAFVAGALSAGSEVMLAGILPTPAIAMLTRELGFDAGIVVSASHNPYPDNGVKVFLADGFKGDRAFEQTIESLLEQSDSEEDRPVGSSVGRVTLLPQAQELYLSLLKRVWPKNRNLRGLRIVVDCANGATYQTTPRLLEELGAEVYAFHREPNGVNINFHCGSEHPQGLCEAVLACEAHLGVAHDGDGDRLLLCDETGSLLDGDDVLAIVGRFYLEKGKLAQNTLVATVMSNLGLDECLAQAGGRVVRTPVGDQHVVAAMRNGGFNVGGESSGHFIFLDYATTGDGLLSSLLLLQIMLETGQPLGQLRRCLHKYPQVVRNFPVSAKPPLEEIPGLSQALEGARRELGSEGRVLLRYSGTEPKLRLLVEAKDEIKLHNVEKALTQFLSSALGPLGH; encoded by the coding sequence ATGCCTTTTGTTATGCAAGCTTTGCCCCTTTTTGGAACCGACGGAATCCGAGGCGTTGCCAACCGCCCGCCGATGACGCCGGAGTTACTCTTGCGGCTAGGCCGGGTTCTTTCCCAACAGGTGGGCCAAGCTAAACGGCGAGCACGAATGTTAGTAGGACGCGACACCAGAATTTCCGGGCCCCTGTTGGAAGCCGCGTTCGTCGCAGGGGCTCTTTCGGCCGGAAGCGAAGTGATGCTGGCGGGGATCCTTCCCACACCGGCGATAGCTATGCTAACAAGAGAGCTTGGTTTTGATGCGGGGATCGTGGTAAGCGCCTCCCATAATCCCTATCCAGACAACGGGGTGAAGGTTTTTCTTGCCGACGGGTTTAAGGGCGATCGCGCGTTTGAGCAAACCATCGAATCGCTCCTCGAGCAATCGGATTCCGAGGAAGACCGTCCCGTAGGAAGTAGCGTTGGACGCGTCACGCTTCTCCCTCAAGCACAGGAACTCTATCTTTCCTTGCTCAAAAGGGTTTGGCCAAAAAACCGTAATCTCCGAGGGTTGCGCATCGTGGTTGATTGCGCCAACGGTGCGACCTACCAGACAACTCCAAGGCTTCTGGAGGAGCTGGGAGCCGAGGTCTACGCCTTCCACCGGGAACCCAACGGGGTAAACATCAACTTTCATTGTGGAAGCGAACATCCCCAGGGACTTTGCGAGGCAGTCCTAGCTTGTGAAGCCCATTTAGGAGTGGCTCACGATGGAGATGGGGATCGGCTCCTGCTCTGTGATGAGACCGGTAGCCTTCTCGATGGAGACGATGTGTTAGCCATTGTCGGCCGCTTTTATTTGGAAAAAGGGAAACTGGCCCAGAACACCCTCGTAGCAACCGTCATGAGTAATCTAGGTCTTGATGAGTGCCTAGCCCAGGCCGGAGGCAGAGTGGTCCGCACTCCGGTAGGAGATCAACATGTGGTCGCGGCTATGCGGAACGGTGGCTTTAACGTGGGAGGAGAATCCTCGGGTCATTTCATCTTTCTGGATTATGCCACCACGGGAGACGGGCTTCTTTCGAGTTTGCTGCTTCTCCAGATTATGCTTGAGACCGGGCAACCCCTCGGGCAACTGCGCCGGTGTCTTCATAAATACCCTCAAGTAGTACGGAATTTTCCGGTGTCTGCGAAACCGCCCCTTGAAGAGATCCCTGGGCTTTCCCAAGCCCTCGAGGGAGCACGTCGAGAGCTCGGTTCCGAGGGACGAGTGCTTCTTCGATACTCCGGCACTGAACCCAAGCTGCGGTTGCTGGTGGAAGCCAAGGACGAAATCAAGCTTCACAATGTAGAAAAGGCACTCACCCAGTTTCTTAGCTCGGCTCTGGGGCCACTTGGTCATTAG
- a CDS encoding glycoside hydrolase family 3 N-terminal domain-containing protein, with translation MTLEEKIGQLVLLPAVVQGKEVTLSQDQRELVREGKAGAILNLVGAEATDQVQAIAIRESRLGIPLVFAADVIQGRNTIFPIPLALAASWNPSLVREVARRAAEEAWASGVRWTFSPMLDVSRDPRWGRMAEGPGEDPYLASRLARAWVEGFQGKGLGQPGTLASCPKHFVAYGAAEGGRDYNSVEVSDHLLWEVYLPPFLEAIRAGAPSIMAAFVSLNGIPAVANQKLLRDLLRKQLGFQGVIVSDWGALGELTIHGVAKDRVEAAFKALRAGIDMDMSSEIYLRNLGSAVRAKRELEALLEEAVLRVLEFKRRLHLWEHPFTQPLPPPSASWTKLDRELARKAATQTFVLLKNEGGVLPLSPTIRRIALVGPLFDNSETPLGPWRTRQPQSGAVTLLEALQEELGDRGEILTAGWPWGQPTQRDKAKVLACARQADVVLLSIGELVHMDGESASRATLGLPAGQEELVELVASVHKPAVAILFNGRALALPELVNQVPALLEVWFPGVESGHAICDVLLGKESPSGRLPVSFPRSVGQLPVYYNHRRTGRPPGQMFTSRYIDSPVDPLFPFGYGLTYTQFQYGACQSTPRSFHRREKIRVGAWIQNVGKRPGEEVVQLYVRALSGELARPIRELKGFQRIYLLPGQRQWVEFSLQAEDLGYWDPEGVFRVEPGIYQVWISPNSQEGIPGTIELLEG, from the coding sequence ATGACGTTGGAAGAAAAAATCGGGCAGCTCGTCCTCCTTCCTGCCGTGGTCCAAGGGAAGGAAGTGACCCTAAGCCAGGATCAAAGGGAGCTTGTTCGGGAAGGGAAAGCCGGGGCTATTCTTAACCTGGTCGGAGCCGAAGCCACTGACCAAGTGCAAGCGATTGCCATCCGCGAGTCCCGGCTTGGGATTCCGCTGGTCTTCGCTGCCGACGTGATTCAAGGGCGAAACACCATTTTCCCTATCCCCTTAGCCTTGGCCGCCTCGTGGAACCCTAGCCTTGTTCGCGAGGTCGCACGGCGAGCCGCTGAGGAAGCCTGGGCCAGCGGGGTGCGATGGACTTTTTCGCCCATGCTCGATGTCTCCCGCGACCCTCGCTGGGGTCGAATGGCAGAAGGTCCGGGGGAAGATCCGTACCTGGCCAGTCGTCTCGCACGCGCCTGGGTCGAAGGATTCCAAGGAAAAGGGCTGGGTCAACCCGGCACCCTGGCGAGCTGCCCCAAACATTTTGTTGCCTATGGAGCGGCGGAGGGCGGCCGGGATTACAACTCGGTAGAAGTTTCCGATCACCTGTTGTGGGAGGTCTATCTGCCCCCCTTCCTGGAAGCGATACGCGCGGGTGCGCCGTCGATCATGGCTGCTTTTGTCAGTCTTAACGGGATCCCAGCTGTGGCCAACCAGAAGCTCCTCCGGGATCTTTTACGAAAACAATTGGGTTTCCAAGGCGTCATTGTGAGCGACTGGGGAGCCCTGGGGGAACTCACCATCCACGGGGTCGCCAAGGACCGGGTCGAAGCTGCGTTTAAGGCGCTCCGGGCGGGGATCGATATGGACATGTCCAGCGAGATCTACCTGAGGAATCTTGGCTCAGCTGTGCGCGCCAAAAGGGAGCTAGAAGCCCTTCTCGAAGAGGCGGTTTTGCGCGTATTGGAATTTAAAAGAAGGCTCCACCTCTGGGAACATCCTTTCACGCAACCTTTGCCCCCCCCATCCGCGTCATGGACCAAGCTGGACCGGGAGCTTGCACGCAAGGCCGCCACCCAAACCTTTGTGCTTCTGAAAAACGAGGGGGGTGTCCTCCCCTTATCGCCCACGATCCGGCGGATCGCCCTTGTCGGACCTCTTTTCGACAATTCCGAAACCCCGCTCGGCCCGTGGCGAACCCGCCAACCCCAAAGTGGCGCCGTTACCCTCTTGGAGGCCCTCCAGGAAGAACTGGGGGACCGCGGAGAAATTCTAACAGCCGGTTGGCCCTGGGGCCAGCCTACCCAAAGGGATAAGGCAAAAGTCCTGGCATGTGCCCGGCAGGCGGACGTCGTCCTTCTTTCGATTGGGGAGTTGGTTCACATGGACGGCGAGTCAGCGTCGCGAGCTACGCTGGGCCTGCCCGCAGGGCAAGAAGAACTGGTCGAACTTGTGGCCTCGGTCCACAAACCCGCCGTCGCCATCCTTTTTAACGGTCGAGCTCTCGCTTTGCCGGAACTGGTGAACCAGGTGCCGGCGCTTCTGGAGGTCTGGTTCCCCGGGGTGGAAAGTGGCCACGCCATCTGCGACGTGCTCCTGGGAAAAGAATCCCCGTCTGGAAGACTCCCGGTAAGTTTTCCCCGATCGGTAGGCCAGCTTCCGGTTTACTACAACCATCGCCGGACTGGCCGTCCCCCGGGGCAAATGTTTACCTCCCGTTACATTGACAGCCCCGTGGATCCGCTTTTCCCGTTTGGATACGGGCTCACCTACACGCAATTCCAATACGGTGCTTGCCAGTCTACACCTCGGTCTTTCCATCGCCGTGAGAAGATCCGGGTAGGTGCCTGGATACAAAACGTGGGCAAGCGTCCAGGAGAGGAAGTGGTCCAGCTCTATGTGCGAGCTCTTTCTGGAGAGCTGGCGCGGCCCATCCGCGAGCTTAAAGGATTCCAAAGAATCTACCTTCTGCCGGGGCAACGGCAGTGGGTAGAATTTTCTCTCCAAGCCGAGGATCTTGGCTACTGGGATCCGGAAGGAGTTTTTCGGGTGGAACCCGGAATCTACCAGGTCTGGATCTCCCCCAATTCCCAGGAGGGGATCCCAGGAACGATCGAGCTCCTCGAAGGGTAA
- the folP gene encoding dihydropteroate synthase, producing MEKWMRPANQTGNRWVTARRVITFPRRPLVMGILNVTPDSFSDGGLYLDPDRAVARAHQIVQEGADLLDIGGESTRPGADPVPAEVELDRIGPVLERLRGTIGIPISVDTYKPEVARVALEQGAEIVNDVSGGQWEPDLWEVIVHYQAGYVLTHSRGKPKIMQELAQYTNVVEEVKEFLAAQLRHLEARGLSRDHVVCDVGFGFGKNSEHNCTLLAHLDQFSDLGRPLLVGLSRKSFLKKIAGTGSLSVCTRAAEVWAAAHGARIWRVHEVADAVCASRLLGAVAGEVPEERKTW from the coding sequence ATGGAGAAATGGATGCGACCGGCTAACCAGACAGGCAACCGGTGGGTCACTGCCCGGAGGGTGATCACTTTTCCTCGACGCCCGCTGGTTATGGGGATTCTCAATGTGACCCCAGACTCGTTTTCGGACGGCGGGCTTTACCTGGACCCGGATCGAGCCGTGGCACGCGCTCACCAGATCGTTCAGGAGGGAGCTGACCTCTTGGATATCGGCGGCGAATCGACCCGACCTGGAGCCGACCCAGTGCCGGCGGAGGTGGAACTGGACCGTATCGGTCCTGTCCTAGAGCGATTGCGTGGCACCATTGGAATTCCCATTTCCGTCGACACCTATAAGCCTGAGGTAGCTCGTGTCGCACTTGAGCAGGGAGCGGAAATCGTTAACGACGTGAGCGGGGGCCAATGGGAACCAGACCTGTGGGAGGTGATCGTCCATTACCAAGCTGGATACGTTCTTACCCACTCCCGGGGAAAACCCAAGATCATGCAAGAGCTCGCCCAGTACACCAACGTGGTGGAGGAGGTAAAAGAGTTCCTTGCTGCCCAGTTGCGTCACTTGGAAGCTCGAGGTCTCTCACGGGATCATGTGGTTTGCGACGTGGGTTTTGGTTTTGGAAAAAACTCGGAGCACAATTGCACGCTTCTGGCGCATCTCGACCAATTTTCGGATCTTGGTAGACCCCTTCTGGTCGGTCTTTCGAGAAAATCGTTTCTAAAAAAAATTGCCGGTACCGGAAGTTTATCGGTATGCACAAGGGCCGCAGAAGTATGGGCCGCGGCTCACGGGGCTCGAATTTGGCGGGTCCACGAAGTGGCCGATGCGGTGTGTGCCTCGAGGCTGCTAGGGGCAGTTGCTGGCGAAGTTCCAGAGGAACGGAAGACATGGTGA
- the cdaA gene encoding diadenylate cyclase CdaA, whose translation MVKIGPFHLSWIVEIVLIATAIYQIWKLLEGTRGARVLTGLATVLVTVTLAAHLFHLRVIMEIIRLFSPSFFLAVIVLFQPELRQILAELGTRPRVGAARPREELIEEMVTAVESLQRERFGALMAIEREDYYLPGRETGTLLHAKLSADLLVTIFYPRTPLHDGGVIIRGDEIVAAAAIFPLTQREQLERRLGLRHRAAIGLSEETDAVVVVLSEETGIISIACKGVLERPYDPDGLRTRLTELLL comes from the coding sequence ATGGTGAAGATTGGGCCGTTTCATCTTTCCTGGATCGTCGAGATTGTACTTATTGCAACGGCGATCTACCAGATCTGGAAATTGCTTGAAGGGACCCGAGGAGCGCGCGTGTTGACCGGGCTGGCAACCGTGCTTGTGACGGTCACCCTGGCGGCTCATCTCTTTCATCTACGGGTGATTATGGAGATTATCCGGCTTTTTTCTCCCTCTTTCTTTCTCGCGGTGATTGTGCTCTTCCAGCCAGAGCTTCGCCAAATCCTCGCCGAGCTAGGCACCCGGCCCAGAGTGGGCGCCGCCCGCCCGCGAGAAGAACTCATTGAGGAGATGGTAACGGCCGTGGAAAGCTTGCAGCGCGAGCGGTTCGGAGCCTTGATGGCGATTGAACGGGAAGACTATTATCTTCCCGGGCGAGAGACGGGGACTCTTCTGCACGCCAAACTGAGTGCCGACCTTCTGGTGACGATTTTTTACCCCAGAACGCCTCTTCATGACGGAGGCGTGATTATCCGCGGGGATGAAATTGTAGCCGCTGCAGCCATTTTTCCCTTAACCCAGCGAGAACAACTAGAACGCCGGTTGGGATTACGACACCGGGCGGCTATTGGCCTTTCCGAGGAGACGGATGCCGTCGTTGTGGTTCTGTCTGAAGAAACGGGCATTATTTCCATCGCTTGCAAGGGAGTATTGGAAAGGCCGTACGATCCGGATGGATTGCGAACACGGCTGACCGAACTTTTGCTCTAA
- a CDS encoding cupin domain-containing protein, whose product MKIQVQSHPPKEKLEALQVDQWPIWTKEPSRFPWHYDSSETCYILEGEALVTPLGANESVRIREGDLVHFPAGLSCHWEVVRPIRKRYRLGASPAQEP is encoded by the coding sequence ATGAAAATCCAGGTCCAATCCCATCCCCCCAAAGAGAAACTCGAAGCTCTCCAGGTGGACCAGTGGCCCATCTGGACCAAGGAACCCTCCCGTTTTCCGTGGCATTATGACTCCTCCGAAACCTGCTACATCCTGGAAGGTGAAGCCCTGGTCACCCCCTTGGGAGCCAACGAATCTGTGCGAATAAGGGAAGGCGACCTTGTCCATTTCCCGGCGGGCCTTTCGTGTCACTGGGAGGTGGTTCGACCCATCCGAAAGCGCTACCGTTTGGGAGCTTCCCCGGCGCAGGAACCCTAG